The proteins below come from a single Micromonospora citrea genomic window:
- a CDS encoding carbohydrate ABC transporter permease, whose translation MTTAPPGTGRSPARERPAPAPRRRPLTLRRREARAGLALVAPTLLVVVAVIGIPIVWTVVLAFQRVRLATLRRTGLFGEFTMDNVERVLNTPGFADTLWTTLVYAVASTAGSIVLGLVAALVVRRPFRGRTLVRASMLLPYVAPVVAVTFVWQVMLDPQFGIVNDWGRRLLGWDTPVPFLSQESTALATVVAFEAWRYFPFAFLFLLARLQAVPGELEEAARVDGATPTQRFRHILLPQLLPVIGLLGVLRFIMTFNKFDDVYLLTGGAAGTEVVSVRVYEFLTARTDIGAAAAQAVVLAVVLIVFVLVYLRFFGGRRVD comes from the coding sequence TTGACCACCGCCCCACCGGGCACCGGCCGCTCCCCCGCCCGGGAGCGGCCGGCCCCGGCCCCCCGTCGCCGCCCGCTGACCCTGCGCCGCCGCGAGGCCCGCGCCGGGCTCGCGCTGGTCGCGCCGACCCTGCTCGTCGTGGTCGCGGTCATCGGCATCCCCATCGTCTGGACCGTCGTGCTGGCCTTCCAGCGCGTACGTCTGGCCACGCTGCGGCGCACCGGGCTGTTCGGCGAGTTCACGATGGACAACGTCGAGCGGGTGCTGAACACCCCCGGCTTCGCCGACACGCTGTGGACCACGCTCGTCTACGCCGTGGCCAGCACCGCCGGGTCGATCGTGCTCGGCCTGGTGGCGGCGCTGGTCGTACGCCGGCCGTTCCGGGGTCGCACCCTGGTGCGCGCGTCGATGCTGCTGCCGTACGTGGCGCCGGTGGTCGCGGTCACCTTCGTCTGGCAGGTGATGCTCGACCCGCAGTTCGGCATCGTCAACGACTGGGGCCGGCGCCTCCTCGGCTGGGACACCCCGGTGCCGTTCCTCTCGCAGGAGTCGACCGCCCTGGCCACGGTCGTCGCGTTCGAGGCGTGGCGCTACTTCCCGTTCGCGTTCCTGTTCCTGCTCGCCCGGCTCCAGGCGGTGCCGGGCGAGTTGGAGGAGGCGGCCCGGGTCGACGGGGCCACGCCCACCCAGCGGTTCCGGCACATCCTGCTGCCGCAGCTGCTGCCGGTGATCGGCCTGCTGGGGGTGCTGCGCTTCATCATGACGTTCAACAAGTTCGACGACGTCTATCTGCTCACCGGCGGGGCCGCCGGCACCGAGGTGGTCAGCGTCCGGGTCTACGAGTTCCTCACCGCGCGGACCGACATCGGCGCGGCGGCGGCGCAGGCCGTCGTGCTCGCCGTGGTGCTGATCGTGTTCGTGCTGGTGTACCTGCGCTTCTTCGGTGGACGGAGGGTCGACTGA
- a CDS encoding carbohydrate ABC transporter permease, translated as MDRDRIETVGLRWLRRLVIAAFLLVTVFPFYYMLVLSVRPIERLLLDPGSLVVGLGELTFDTYAEVVKAVDDGGQGFLTFMRNSGLVAVAATLLTLLVAIPGAYAVARLRFFGRRQVDFLFLAVYLFPSIVIAIPLFVVFTRAGLRGSLFGLVLVYISQTLPVSVYMLRNYFETIPVSLEESAAIDGAGRLGIIRRVSLPLAAPSVMAVALYDFMIAWNEFLFALLFLVDKPNRWTVSLGLAQLADGVEVPKTVLMAGSVILTLPIVILFFASERLLTEGLTSGAEKG; from the coding sequence ATGGACCGGGACCGGATCGAGACGGTGGGCCTGCGCTGGCTGCGCCGGCTGGTGATCGCCGCGTTCCTGCTGGTCACCGTCTTCCCCTTCTACTACATGCTGGTGCTCTCGGTGCGGCCCATCGAGCGGCTGCTGCTCGACCCCGGCTCGCTGGTGGTGGGCCTGGGCGAGCTGACCTTCGACACGTACGCCGAGGTGGTCAAGGCCGTCGACGACGGCGGCCAGGGTTTCCTGACCTTCATGCGCAACAGCGGCCTGGTCGCCGTCGCGGCGACCCTGTTGACGCTGCTCGTGGCGATCCCCGGCGCGTACGCGGTCGCCCGGCTGCGGTTCTTCGGCCGGCGGCAGGTCGACTTCCTCTTCCTGGCGGTCTACCTCTTCCCGTCGATCGTCATCGCCATCCCGCTCTTCGTGGTCTTCACCCGGGCGGGGCTGCGCGGCTCCCTGTTCGGCCTGGTGCTGGTCTACATCTCGCAGACCCTGCCGGTCTCGGTCTACATGCTGCGCAACTACTTCGAGACCATTCCCGTCAGCCTGGAGGAGTCGGCGGCCATCGACGGCGCCGGGCGGCTCGGCATCATCCGCCGGGTCAGCCTCCCCCTCGCCGCGCCGTCGGTCATGGCGGTCGCCCTGTACGACTTCATGATCGCCTGGAACGAGTTCCTCTTCGCCCTGCTCTTCCTGGTCGACAAGCCGAACCGGTGGACGGTGTCGCTCGGGCTGGCGCAGCTGGCGGACGGTGTCGAGGTGCCGAAGACGGTGCTGATGGCGGGCTCGGTGATCCTGACCCTGCCTATCGTGATCCTCTTCTTCGCCAGCGAGCGGCTGCTCACGGAGGGGCTCACCAGCGGCGCCGAGAAGGGGTGA